ACCGACAACGAGACGGTCGGCGACGACACCGACGCCAACGAGACCGACGACGCGATGAACGAGACGGACGAGACGACGAACGAGACTGACGGGATGGAGACCGACGGCACGCAGGAAGCCGACGTACAGCAGATCACGGTCGGCAACATGACCGTCGGAAACGCGACGGTGTCGCAGGCCTCCGCCGGGGATGTCGAACTCTCGTTATCGGACGACTTCGACAGCCTGGCGATCGTGGGGGTCGACCTGCCGACCGGGGTGATGATCGGCGACAGCTACAACGTCACTGTCACCGTGTTGAACCCGACGGACGAACGGATCTCCGAGTTCCTGCAGTACCGCATCGGCGGGAGCAACTACTAGGCGGAACGTGCGGGCGTTCCGGCCGGTGAGACGGCGAACGTCACCTTCGAGACCGACGAGGCCGAGTTCCCCGAAGGGGAGTACTCGCAGTCGGTGAACACCAGCAAACATTCGGTGTTCGGTACGATCAGTTTCGTGGCCGAGGAGGACGAGGAGCAGCCACTCGCGGACGACGGTGACGACATGGACGGAGCCGACGACGACACCGACACCGCTGACAACGAGACCACCGACGGGCTGAACGAAACCGACGACACGACGACGGACGACACTGCCGACAACGAAACCGTCGGCAACGACACGACGGCGGGCAACGAGACGACCGCCGGGAACGACACCGCGGGCAACGAGACGGTCGGCGACGACACGGCGACCGGCGACGACACCACCGCGGGCAACGAGACGGCCGACGACGGGAACGCCACGGAGACCGAAACCGAGGCTGTCGTCGTCGCGTAACGCCCGCCGGACTATTCTTTCGCGGTCGCGGTCTGCATCGCGTCGCTGTTGAACGCCGAGCCGACGCTCCCGTCGCGGCCAAGCACGATGACGCCGGCGTCGGAGCCGGTGATCTCGCCGAACGTCTCGATGGCGGCGTCGGCGGCGGCCGCGGCGTCGTCGCCGCGTTCGAGGCGGCGGACGGCCCGCCGGGCGAGCGTCACGCGGGCGATGTCCTCGCCGGCACCGGTCGCGCTGGCTCCGCCGGCGGGGGCGCAGTAGAAGCCGCTGCCGACCTGTGGCACGTCGCCGACGCGCCCGGCCAGCGCGAGCCACCGGCCGCCCGTCGAGGTCGCCGCTGCGAGGCGGTCGCCGGCGCGTGCGACCGCGCCGACGGTGTCGTGATCCGACGGATCACGGCTCGACGGACCCCGTCCGTCGGCGTCGTGGTCGGTTCCGTCGCCGCCGGCGTCCCGACCGTCGGCGTCCGTCGACCCGAACCGGTCGCGAAGCCAGCCGAGGTGCTCGGCCGGCCCGCCTTCCGGCGGGTCCACCTCGGCCCAGCGGTCGCGGGTGCGCTCAGTCCAGAGGTCAC
The genomic region above belongs to Halostella salina and contains:
- a CDS encoding isoaspartyl peptidase/L-asparaginase, which codes for MQVIVHGGAGASPDDPEARQAVLDEAAATGVGAGSPLDAVTAAVRVLESNPRFNAGVGGAVQSDGAIRTDAGLMTDDRAVGAVASLPGVEHAVSAARVVLEETPHVLVSGQQGVDLAADYGVETDCDLWTERTRDRWAEVDPPEGGPAEHLGWLRDRFGSTDADGRDAGGDGTDHDADGRGPSSRDPSDHDTVGAVARAGDRLAAATSTGGRWLALAGRVGDVPQVGSGFYCAPAGGASATGAGEDIARVTLARRAVRRLERGDDAAAAADAAIETFGEITGSDAGVIVLGRDGSVGSAFNSDAMQTATAKE